GTAAGTATGCTTATGCAGGGCGCGACTATGTGATTGATCAAGTATTAAAAATTTTAGGAGCCTCTAGTACGTTTGAGGTGCACAATCATCATAATTTTGCGTGGAAGGAAATACATGACGAGAAAGAGTATGTTGTCGTACGTAAAGGGGCAACTCCTTCTGCACCTGGTCAGCTTGGATTTATCGGCGGTAGTATGGGGGATATTTCTGTAATTGTTCAAGGAAAGGATTCCCAAGAAAACAAAGATGCTTTTTACAGTACGGTGCATGGAGCAGGTAGAATAATGAGTCGAACAGAAGCGGCAGGTCGTCTTAATTGGAAAACTCGTAAGCGTAGTGGAGGAAAGATTACTGAAGAGCAAATGCAAAAAGCCGTGCAAGATTTCGGTGTAGAGCTTCGTGGTGCAGGCCCAGATGAAAGCCCCTTTGTATATAAAAAGCTACAAGATGTCCTGCAAGCTCACACCGACACACTAGATGTTTTACATGTGTTAAAGCCTGTAGGGGTATGTATGGCAGGCTCAGACGAGTTTGACCCATATAAGGATTAACAGGTAAAAGAAAAGACTGATTTTTCTTGTTACACTTTCTTTTCCCAAAGCGTTTGCTTCTTCTCTCATTTGGATATTTAATAGAGAGGGGAACAGATTTACTTGGTTCCTTGTTTTCCAGTAGCAGGAAATGGGAGGAGATATCTATGAATAACATCATTGAAACCATGCTGAACCATCGTTCTATTCGACAGTATGAGGACCGTCCGTTATCAGAAGAACAAATTACTACGATTGTCAAATGTGCACAAGCGGCCTCAACCTCCAGTTACATACAAGCTTATTCAATCATCGGAATTACAGATAAAGAGACAAAACGTCAGTTGGCTGAGCTATGTGGTAATCAACCGTATGTAGAAACCAATGGTCACCTGTTTGTTTTTTGTGCTGATTTACACCGTCATCAAGTGATTGCAGAGATGGAAGGAAAAGAGCTTACTCCAGCCATTGAAAGCACAGAAAAATTTATGGTAGCAGTGATCGATGCGACACTTGCAGCACAGAATGCGGCCCTTGCAGCAGAATCTATGGGGCTTGGCATTTGCTATATTGGTGGTTTGCGCAATCAATTGCAGGCTGTCACAGAGCTTTTACACATCCCTACTCACGTCATGCCACTCTTTGCAATGACAGTAGGCTATCCGTTACACGAATCGAGTCAGAAGCCACGTTTGCCACTTGCACATGTGTACCATCAGGGGAAATATAATCAGGATGCACACAGCTACCAACAGCAATTGCAGAAGTATAACGAGACGATCTCTAGCTACTATCAAGAACGTACACAAGGCGAACGCTCAGATACATGGACAGCGCAGATGGCCAATATGCTGTCCAAACCCGCTCGTATGTATATGAAGGAATTTGTAGAGAAGCAAGGACTGAACAAAAAGTAGGTTGGTATGAAAGCACGTAACTAGGTAAGCATTACTACGGTAATTTGGAGGTAATCTCATGAAGGTGTTAGTTATCGCTGCTCATCCTACTATCGAGGAGTCAGTTGTTAATCGCGCATGGATAGAGGAAGCAAAGAAACATGTAGCGATTACGGTACATGAGCTTTATAAAGAATATCCTGACGAACAAATTCATGTGGAAGCAGAACAAAAATTATGTGAGCAGCACGACCGAATTGTTTTGCAGTTTCCGTTCTACTGGTATAGCTCGCCTTCGTTACTTAAAAAGTGGCAAGATGTAGTTCTGACCCATGG
This is a stretch of genomic DNA from Brevibacillus laterosporus DSM 25. It encodes these proteins:
- the nfsA gene encoding oxygen-insensitive NADPH nitroreductase, with translation MNNIIETMLNHRSIRQYEDRPLSEEQITTIVKCAQAASTSSYIQAYSIIGITDKETKRQLAELCGNQPYVETNGHLFVFCADLHRHQVIAEMEGKELTPAIESTEKFMVAVIDATLAAQNAALAAESMGLGICYIGGLRNQLQAVTELLHIPTHVMPLFAMTVGYPLHESSQKPRLPLAHVYHQGKYNQDAHSYQQQLQKYNETISSYYQERTQGERSDTWTAQMANMLSKPARMYMKEFVEKQGLNKK